The following are encoded together in the Rhinopithecus roxellana isolate Shanxi Qingling chromosome 5, ASM756505v1, whole genome shotgun sequence genome:
- the GDPGP1 gene encoding LOW QUALITY PROTEIN: GDP-D-glucose phosphorylase 1 (The sequence of the model RefSeq protein was modified relative to this genomic sequence to represent the inferred CDS: deleted 1 base in 1 codon) — translation MAFPHDSNETSYLLPPNNEDWDRQAIPDFVYGQKDLMAEGIQWPRNAPGILEALPQSPFDAALCCAWKQRVELGLFRYRLRELQTQILPGAVGFVAQLNVERGVQRRRPQTIKSVRQAFDPEQFNFNKIQPGEVLFRLHREPDLPGTLLQEDILVVINVSPLEWGHVLLVPEPARGLPQRLLPGALRAGIEAVLLSLHPGFRVGFNSLGGLASVNHLHLHGYYLAHRLPVEQAPSKPLDPGGHLHLLQGLPAPGFLFYTRGPGLDLESLIRRVCRATDYLTDHEIAHNLFVTRGAPPGKTSPSSALTGVRVILWARKSCFGIKDGEAFNVALCELAGHLPVKTSQDFSSLTEAAAVALIQDCRLPPSQAEEVQAALVALMSQEEQ, via the exons ATGGCTTTTCCACATGATTCAAATGAAACTTCCTATTTACTACCTCCAAACAATGAGGACTGGGACAGGCAAGCCATTCCTGACTTTGTTTATGGGCAGAAGgatctcatggcagaagggattCAGTGGCCAAGGAATGCACCTGGCATCCTGGAAGCTCTGCCACAGTCTCCATTTGATGCTGCACTCTGCTGTGCCTGGAAGCAGCGGGTAGAGCTGGGGCTGTTTCGCTACCGCCTACGGGAGCTACAGACACAAATCCTCCCTGGTGCGGTGGGTTTCGTGGCTCAGCTGAATGTGGAGCGTGGTGTGCAGAGGAGGCGCCCACAGACCATCAAGAGCGTGAGGCAGGCATTTGACCCTGAACAGTTCAACTTCAACAAGATCCAGCCCGGAGAAGTCCTCTTCCGTTTGCACCGGGAGCCTGATCTCCCTGGGACTCTCCTGCAAGAGGACATCCTTGTGGTGATCAATGTCAGCCCCTTGGAGTGGGGCCACGTGCTGCTGGTGCCTGAGCCTGCCCGCGGGCTCCCCCAGCGCCTGCTGCCGGGTGCACTGAGGGCGGGGATTGAGGCTGTACTGCTGAGCTTACACCCGGGCTTCCGTGTTGGCTTCAACAGCCTGGGAGGCTTGGCCTCAGTGAACCACCTCCACCTACATGGCTATTATCTGGCCCACAGACTGCCCGTGGAGCAGGCGCCAAGCAAGCCCCTGGACCCTGGAGGCCATTTGCATCTGCTCCAGGGCCTCCCAGCTCCGGGCTTCCTCTTTTATACTCGTGGGCCAGGGCTTGACTTGGAGTCCTTGATACGCAGGGTATGT AGGGCCACTGATTATCTGACTGACCATGAGATTGCACATAACTTGTTTGTGACCCGGGGAGCTCCGCCAGGAAAGACATCACCTTCCTCAGCCCTCACAGGGGTCCGAGTAATTCTGTGGGCCCGGAAGTCCTGCTTTGGGATAAAGGATGGTGAGGCTTTCAACGTTGCCCTCTGTGAGCTGGCTGGGCACCTCCCTGTCAAAACATCCCAGGACTTTAGCAGCCTGACAGAGGCAGCTGCTGTGGCCCTCATTCAGGACTGTCGGCTGCCCCCATCCCAGGCAGAAGAGGTACAGGCAGCACTGGTGGCCCTGATGTCCCAGGAAGAGCAATAA